One stretch of Citrobacter farmeri DNA includes these proteins:
- the traI gene encoding conjugative transfer relaxase/helicase TraI: MLSISSIKGDGGYYSHEDNYYASGSLDSRWMGEGAEKLGLKGEVASADMDAVRQGRLPDGSDLSRMVDGVNKHRSGYDLTFSAPKSVSVMALVGEDRRFIEAHNRAVAVAMQEVEQLISARITQEGKTETVLTGSMVAALYNHDTSRDLDPQVHTHALVFNATFADEKWRSLASDTRMKTGFSENLYATKIALGNLYRSALREDIESMGFETVAAGKHGLWELKDVPVDIFSSRSQAIREAAGPDASAKSRDVAALDTRQAKAWADPDLLKAEWRRRLTDEKFDIDNYISQAQTRAEPPGPVGGGIEDIRATGQPDSASSAQISESDVQKAVSDTISALSEKKVQFTWSEMLAGTVSRLPSASGLFEQARAGIDAAIEGQRLIPLDREKGIFTSDIHLLNELSVHQLARTVIQEQTVLVFPERAQERDIPAGDAVSVLTQDKSPVAILSGRGGAQTLRERTEDVAMMARSQGREVMVIAADGRSGQFLSESPHLAGQVMLRSQMNADTVLPVQGTVIVDRAERLSLKETVLLQEKALSAGAQLIFMDTENRQGTGNALSVLKEAGIPQYRFYSTQLPEVRLVSEADKRSRYGQLAQEYVRLSAEGRDVVAQVTGAREQQQLTEVIRDIRRDAGELAREQVTLQVLEPVWLDSKTRHQRNNYRAGMVMERWDAEKKTMTRHTIDRVAEATNSLVLQGEDGSRLTLKVTQVDGSWSLYRSRTLDISEGDRVRALGRELKGAIKAKEQFTVAGLENGVVRLRSGDRELRLPTERAVKLAHDYVEGTGAGTSASRTVLAAVGPRGLNKQTLNALAQSGSDIRIYTPLAPEQAARKVESVSAVRLASDQVRQSTGEANLDTAIQASRERLMSDAEQAVSLAIPRAQQGQVHLSEIALLSEAVKSGQPLTDVRTEIARQVNSGELIQLDSVSGVGNRVLVPRVAYEMEKTIIRHIAEGKDAVQPLMALTPASVLAGLTAGQREATRTVLENTDRFMAIQGYAGVGKTTQFRAVMGALNTLSESVRPQVIGLGPTHRAVHEMREAGVEARTLASFLSETRLAIQAGETPDFRNVLFLTDESSMVGNRDMAELYQLVAAGGGRMVSSGDTAQLQAISTGLPFRLVQQRSAIDTVVMQEIVRQTPALRPAIESIIAGQVDTSLRQVDDVSPQQVPRQEGAWVPGNSVMEIRAPKKDQEQDSPAAGEQTLTPEQLSLVRTDIIEAIRDDWMGRTPEAQQQTLVVAELNADRHAINNAIHAARHEKGDTGAEERTFTVLEPLRVPDNALRAAETFAEYTGAVAMMNERYWTVAEVDTQDAVVTLRNADGESVLISPQQNTAQDISLFTLRDLTISQGDRVRFTRSDTDRGYVANSLWEVAGFTDDGAIRFRQGDQEKIVDPQAMTEDCHIDLAYALTVYGVQGASERFAIALTGTEGGRKRMASLESTYVTLSRAKEHVQVYTDDLAGWSADARHSNAGQTAHDLLHQKSDHESDTGNRLLATSSRLDKTALGRRVLAENGLEGETMARFIAAGRKYPTPYVALPAWTRHGKEAGALLTEIRIEDDGMRVVLSDESRLRGGEDAQFAGLQASRNGQTLIADDAQTALRLAQENPESGVVIRLHGEERLLNAARLTGGRITEPDEVARTVRSVAEAESAAKAEDPITLPPDEQQKLADAQEKAARELAEQARQELLSAVPGEERTRPEPLLSADEERRLRDAAARGERELDEAIQEAVADGRGIRQQVREQMLRTEREWVVNVPEKDIELEKTLGGD; this comes from the coding sequence ATGCTTTCCATTTCTTCCATCAAGGGTGATGGGGGCTATTACAGCCACGAAGACAACTACTATGCCAGCGGTTCACTGGATTCCCGCTGGATGGGGGAAGGCGCGGAGAAGCTGGGCCTGAAGGGGGAAGTGGCCAGCGCCGATATGGATGCGGTCCGCCAGGGCAGACTGCCTGATGGCAGTGACCTGTCCCGGATGGTTGATGGTGTCAACAAACACCGCAGCGGCTATGACCTGACGTTCTCCGCCCCCAAAAGTGTGTCCGTCATGGCGCTGGTCGGGGAAGACCGTCGTTTTATTGAGGCGCATAACCGGGCGGTGGCGGTGGCGATGCAGGAAGTGGAGCAACTGATCAGCGCCCGTATTACGCAGGAGGGAAAAACGGAAACGGTGCTGACTGGCAGTATGGTGGCTGCGTTGTATAACCATGACACCTCCCGGGACCTGGACCCGCAGGTGCACACCCACGCCCTGGTCTTTAATGCGACATTCGCCGATGAAAAATGGCGGTCGCTGGCCAGCGATACCCGGATGAAAACTGGCTTTTCTGAGAATCTGTACGCCACCAAGATAGCGCTGGGAAACCTGTACCGTTCTGCCTTACGTGAAGACATTGAGTCTATGGGATTCGAAACTGTGGCGGCGGGAAAACATGGACTGTGGGAGCTGAAGGATGTGCCGGTGGACATCTTTTCCTCGCGCAGTCAGGCCATTCGGGAAGCCGCCGGGCCTGATGCGTCAGCAAAATCCCGCGACGTTGCCGCACTCGATACCCGCCAGGCAAAAGCTTGGGCCGACCCGGATCTGCTGAAAGCTGAATGGCGCCGGCGGCTGACCGATGAAAAATTCGATATCGATAACTACATCAGCCAGGCGCAGACACGGGCAGAACCACCTGGCCCTGTTGGTGGTGGCATTGAGGATATTCGGGCTACAGGCCAGCCCGATAGTGCGTCTTCCGCTCAGATTTCAGAATCAGACGTGCAGAAAGCCGTCAGTGACACGATTTCTGCGTTGTCGGAGAAGAAGGTCCAGTTCACCTGGTCTGAAATGCTGGCCGGCACGGTCAGTCGTCTGCCGTCAGCATCAGGCTTGTTTGAGCAGGCCCGTGCCGGCATCGATGCCGCGATTGAAGGGCAGCGCCTTATCCCCCTGGATCGCGAGAAGGGCATTTTTACTTCCGATATTCATCTGCTGAACGAACTCAGCGTTCATCAGCTGGCGCGCACGGTCATTCAGGAGCAAACCGTGCTGGTCTTCCCTGAGCGGGCACAGGAACGCGATATACCTGCCGGGGATGCTGTCTCTGTCCTGACACAGGATAAAAGCCCGGTAGCCATTCTCAGTGGTCGTGGAGGAGCACAAACCCTGCGTGAGCGCACGGAAGACGTGGCCATGATGGCCCGCTCACAGGGGCGTGAGGTGATGGTGATTGCAGCAGACGGTCGCAGTGGCCAGTTTCTGTCAGAAAGCCCGCATCTGGCAGGCCAGGTAATGCTGCGCTCACAGATGAACGCTGACACCGTATTGCCGGTACAGGGCACGGTTATCGTTGACCGGGCAGAACGACTGTCGCTGAAAGAAACCGTCCTGCTGCAGGAAAAGGCACTCAGCGCCGGGGCGCAGCTGATATTCATGGATACGGAGAACCGGCAGGGGACGGGCAATGCCCTGTCTGTGCTGAAAGAAGCCGGTATCCCGCAGTACCGGTTTTACAGCACGCAGCTGCCGGAGGTGCGGCTGGTCAGCGAGGCGGACAAACGGAGCCGTTATGGCCAGCTGGCGCAGGAGTACGTGCGCCTGTCTGCTGAAGGGCGGGATGTCGTGGCCCAGGTGACCGGTGCCCGGGAACAGCAGCAGCTGACGGAGGTTATCAGGGATATACGGCGTGATGCGGGTGAGCTGGCCAGGGAGCAGGTGACGCTGCAGGTTCTGGAGCCAGTGTGGCTGGACAGCAAAACCCGCCATCAGCGCAATAACTACCGGGCCGGGATGGTGATGGAGCGGTGGGACGCTGAGAAGAAAACGATGACACGGCACACCATTGACCGGGTGGCTGAGGCCACTAACAGCCTGGTGCTGCAGGGAGAAGACGGCAGTCGCCTGACCCTGAAGGTCACGCAGGTTGACGGCAGCTGGAGCCTGTACCGCAGCCGGACACTGGATATTTCTGAAGGGGACCGCGTCAGGGCGCTGGGGCGAGAGCTGAAGGGAGCCATCAAAGCGAAAGAGCAGTTCACCGTGGCGGGGCTGGAAAATGGCGTGGTACGGCTACGCAGCGGCGACCGGGAGTTGCGCCTGCCCACTGAACGGGCCGTGAAGCTGGCTCATGACTATGTGGAAGGGACCGGGGCGGGTACCAGCGCGTCGCGCACGGTACTGGCCGCAGTCGGTCCACGAGGCCTGAATAAACAGACCCTGAATGCGCTGGCGCAGAGTGGCAGCGACATCCGGATTTATACGCCGCTTGCGCCTGAGCAGGCTGCGCGCAAAGTGGAGAGTGTGTCCGCCGTGCGACTGGCCAGTGACCAGGTCCGTCAGTCGACCGGCGAGGCAAATCTGGATACCGCCATACAGGCCAGCCGTGAGCGTCTGATGTCGGATGCAGAGCAGGCCGTCAGTCTGGCCATCCCGCGCGCGCAGCAGGGACAGGTACACCTCAGTGAAATTGCCCTGCTGTCAGAAGCGGTAAAATCCGGCCAGCCGCTGACTGATGTCCGGACTGAAATCGCCCGGCAGGTGAACAGCGGGGAGCTGATTCAGCTGGATTCGGTTTCCGGGGTGGGAAACAGGGTGCTTGTTCCGCGTGTGGCGTATGAGATGGAAAAGACCATCATCCGCCATATTGCTGAGGGTAAGGATGCTGTACAGCCCCTGATGGCGCTGACGCCTGCCTCAGTGCTGGCCGGTCTGACGGCAGGCCAGCGGGAGGCCACACGGACGGTACTGGAGAACACCGACCGTTTTATGGCCATTCAGGGCTATGCCGGGGTGGGGAAAACCACCCAGTTCCGGGCGGTGATGGGTGCCCTGAACACCCTGTCCGAATCCGTGCGGCCGCAGGTCATCGGCCTGGGACCCACGCACCGGGCCGTGCATGAGATGCGTGAGGCCGGGGTGGAGGCACGAACACTGGCCAGTTTTCTGAGTGAAACCCGGCTGGCCATACAGGCCGGGGAAACACCGGACTTCCGCAATGTCCTGTTCCTGACCGATGAGAGCTCGATGGTGGGCAACCGTGATATGGCAGAGCTCTATCAGCTGGTTGCCGCAGGCGGCGGACGGATGGTCTCCAGCGGGGACACCGCGCAACTGCAGGCCATCTCAACCGGTCTGCCGTTCCGCCTGGTGCAGCAGCGCAGTGCCATCGATACGGTGGTGATGCAGGAGATTGTCCGCCAGACTCCGGCGCTGCGCCCGGCGATTGAAAGCATCATCGCAGGTCAGGTTGATACATCACTGCGTCAGGTGGATGACGTCAGCCCGCAACAGGTCCCCCGTCAGGAAGGAGCCTGGGTGCCCGGGAATTCCGTCATGGAAATCCGTGCGCCGAAAAAGGACCAGGAGCAGGACTCTCCCGCCGCCGGCGAGCAGACACTGACACCGGAGCAATTGTCACTGGTCCGGACTGACATCATTGAAGCCATCCGGGATGACTGGATGGGGCGCACCCCGGAGGCGCAGCAGCAGACGCTGGTTGTGGCAGAACTTAACGCTGACCGTCACGCCATCAATAATGCCATTCATGCCGCCCGGCATGAGAAAGGCGATACAGGTGCTGAAGAACGCACGTTCACCGTCCTGGAGCCGCTCCGGGTGCCTGACAACGCCCTGCGTGCGGCTGAAACCTTTGCGGAGTATACCGGCGCCGTGGCCATGATGAACGAGCGCTACTGGACTGTGGCGGAGGTGGATACGCAGGACGCCGTGGTCACGCTGCGTAATGCTGACGGGGAGTCGGTGCTGATCTCTCCTCAGCAGAACACTGCACAGGATATTTCCCTCTTCACACTCCGCGATCTGACGATCAGTCAGGGGGACAGGGTGCGCTTTACCCGCTCGGACACCGACCGCGGCTATGTGGCCAACAGCCTGTGGGAGGTGGCCGGGTTCACTGACGACGGGGCCATCCGCTTCCGCCAGGGAGATCAGGAGAAAATTGTCGACCCGCAGGCCATGACGGAGGACTGTCATATTGACCTCGCCTATGCCCTGACGGTGTATGGCGTACAGGGGGCCAGTGAGCGCTTTGCCATTGCCCTGACCGGTACCGAAGGTGGCAGGAAAAGAATGGCGTCTCTGGAATCCACTTATGTGACGCTGTCACGCGCAAAGGAGCATGTGCAGGTTTATACCGACGATCTGGCTGGCTGGAGTGCCGATGCCCGGCACTCAAATGCCGGACAGACCGCCCACGACCTGCTGCACCAGAAAAGTGACCACGAATCCGACACCGGCAACCGATTGCTGGCCACCTCCTCACGACTGGATAAAACCGCGCTGGGACGCAGGGTTCTGGCGGAAAACGGCCTGGAGGGCGAAACAATGGCGCGCTTCATTGCTGCTGGCAGGAAATACCCGACACCTTATGTAGCCCTGCCGGCGTGGACCCGTCACGGAAAAGAAGCCGGGGCACTCCTGACCGAAATCCGCATTGAGGATGACGGGATGCGCGTGGTGCTCAGTGATGAGTCCCGGCTGCGTGGTGGGGAGGATGCGCAATTCGCCGGCCTGCAGGCCAGCCGTAACGGGCAGACACTCATTGCTGATGATGCACAGACGGCGCTGCGCCTGGCACAGGAGAACCCGGAGAGCGGGGTGGTGATACGTCTGCACGGTGAAGAACGGTTGCTCAATGCAGCCCGCCTGACCGGAGGACGAATCACGGAGCCTGACGAGGTGGCACGAACAGTGCGCAGTGTGGCGGAGGCTGAATCGGCGGCGAAAGCGGAAGACCCCATTACGCTGCCTCCAGATGAGCAGCAGAAACTGGCAGATGCACAGGAAAAAGCGGCACGGGAGCTGGCGGAGCAGGCCCGGCAGGAACTGCTGTCGGCAGTGCCGGGTGAGGAGAGGACCAGACCAGAACCCCTGTTGTCTGCCGATGAAGAACGACGCCTGCGTGACGCTGCAGCACGGGGAGAACGTGAGCTGGATGAGGCTATTCAGGAAGCGGTGGCGGACGGTCGGGGCATCCGCCAGCAGGTGCGCGAACAGATGCTGCGTACGGAGCGTGAGTGGGTGGTGAATGTACCGGAAAAAGATATTGAGCTGGAAAAAACGCTGGGAGGCGACTGA
- the traD gene encoding type IV conjugative transfer system coupling protein TraD, translating into MSLNPRDLTQGGQVAFMRLKMFLQINNLISYYVIMGTVLFGIAVLLIRMSIQNLTNGIIYWFVRVMSPFTEKMVSQPVYTIRYYEHNLQYSARQVLSDSYTMYCGQLLKQELVIAGCAALLIAFLATLAVYWYLGRAGRKQSEDEIIGGRVLCESPKEVARMMKKRGEASDIRIDDLPLKLDSEIQNMAMHGTVSTGKSTLMRKILKQLRDRGDLVIIYDKGCTFVEDFYDESRDKVLNALDSRCPNWDLWEECRSIAELENASTTLIPASSGEDPFWQGSARTIFAEGAERMRKDEDRSYNKFLRTLLAIKLDQLRAFLAGTPASTLVDGKIEKTAISIRSVLTNYVKALRYLQGIDRPGREKFTIREWMKGQTDKSKNGWLFITSDEQNHESLKPLISLWLSIAATSLLAMGPNRQRRVWFFYDELASLHKLSSLPRIISEARKFGGCFVLGFQNIAQMEEIYGPKAAAGLFDLLNTKFFFRSPSAEIAQFVEKDLGETRRKKFSEQTSFGHEQVRDGISFGKEEERVTVVTYSDIQSLNDLQCYVTLPGDYPVVKLSMRYEAMPKVADALLLRDVQTSLDQTLEDEIVRRGEEERHRFAGLFEGESLIHAVPGGAFIPQGNLSNTPPPSADLVAAVLAEASTSPATWPLQTKGASGDADTENTASTAIAAEGRSASSGGTERDIEQDLPQDMPPGLNSEGEVVDFAAYEAWEQSQHQTRDMTRREEVNINHATDKTHEMDDGREY; encoded by the coding sequence ATGAGCCTGAATCCTCGCGACTTAACGCAGGGCGGTCAGGTCGCTTTCATGCGCCTGAAAATGTTCCTGCAGATAAATAATCTGATTTCTTATTACGTCATTATGGGAACGGTGTTATTCGGTATTGCCGTCCTGCTGATACGCATGAGTATTCAGAATCTGACCAACGGCATTATTTACTGGTTTGTTCGGGTAATGTCGCCCTTTACTGAAAAAATGGTCAGTCAGCCCGTCTATACCATCCGTTATTACGAACATAACCTGCAGTACAGCGCCAGGCAGGTGTTGAGTGACAGTTACACCATGTACTGCGGCCAACTGCTAAAACAGGAACTGGTTATTGCAGGATGTGCCGCGCTGCTGATCGCCTTTCTGGCCACACTGGCCGTGTACTGGTATCTCGGGCGTGCTGGCCGTAAACAGAGTGAGGATGAAATTATCGGGGGCCGGGTACTCTGTGAATCGCCAAAAGAAGTTGCCCGGATGATGAAAAAACGCGGGGAGGCATCTGATATTCGTATTGATGACCTGCCGCTGAAGCTGGATTCTGAAATTCAGAATATGGCTATGCATGGCACGGTATCAACCGGTAAATCCACCCTGATGCGCAAGATTTTAAAACAGCTGCGTGACAGGGGCGATCTGGTCATTATCTATGACAAAGGCTGTACGTTCGTTGAGGACTTCTACGACGAATCCCGGGATAAAGTACTTAATGCGCTGGATTCACGTTGCCCGAACTGGGATTTGTGGGAGGAATGCCGCTCTATCGCCGAACTGGAGAATGCCAGTACGACCCTGATCCCGGCCAGTAGCGGTGAAGATCCTTTCTGGCAGGGCAGTGCGCGCACTATCTTCGCGGAAGGTGCTGAACGCATGCGTAAGGACGAAGATCGCAGCTATAACAAATTCCTGCGTACACTTCTGGCCATCAAGCTGGACCAGTTGCGGGCTTTCCTGGCCGGTACGCCAGCCTCCACTCTGGTTGACGGAAAAATTGAGAAGACAGCCATCTCTATCCGGAGCGTGCTGACAAACTACGTTAAAGCTCTGCGCTACCTGCAGGGCATTGACCGCCCGGGGCGGGAGAAGTTTACCATCCGGGAATGGATGAAAGGCCAGACCGATAAATCGAAGAATGGCTGGCTGTTTATTACCTCCGATGAACAGAACCATGAGTCCCTCAAGCCGCTGATTTCACTGTGGCTCAGCATTGCCGCCACCAGTCTTCTCGCTATGGGGCCGAACCGGCAGCGGCGTGTCTGGTTCTTCTATGACGAACTGGCGTCGCTGCATAAATTGTCCTCTTTACCGAGGATTATTTCAGAAGCTCGTAAATTTGGCGGCTGTTTTGTGCTGGGTTTTCAGAACATCGCCCAGATGGAAGAAATTTATGGTCCTAAAGCCGCTGCGGGGCTATTTGACCTGCTAAACACCAAATTCTTCTTCCGTTCCCCGAGTGCGGAAATTGCGCAGTTTGTGGAGAAAGACCTCGGGGAAACCCGTCGTAAAAAATTCAGTGAACAGACCAGCTTCGGTCATGAGCAGGTCCGTGACGGGATTTCCTTCGGTAAGGAGGAAGAACGCGTCACTGTGGTGACCTATTCAGACATCCAGTCTCTTAATGACCTGCAGTGTTATGTCACGCTTCCTGGTGATTATCCGGTGGTGAAACTCTCCATGCGCTATGAGGCCATGCCCAAAGTGGCTGATGCCCTGCTGTTGCGTGACGTGCAGACAAGTCTTGACCAGACGCTTGAGGATGAAATTGTCCGCCGCGGCGAAGAAGAACGCCACAGATTCGCCGGTCTGTTCGAGGGAGAATCGTTAATTCATGCTGTTCCGGGCGGTGCGTTTATTCCTCAAGGTAATCTTTCGAATACGCCACCTCCCTCTGCCGACCTGGTGGCTGCTGTTCTCGCAGAAGCGAGTACGTCTCCTGCGACGTGGCCATTGCAGACAAAAGGTGCCTCCGGCGATGCTGATACCGAAAACACGGCGTCCACTGCTATTGCAGCGGAAGGTCGCTCAGCCTCCAGCGGAGGGACTGAGCGGGATATCGAACAGGATTTACCACAGGATATGCCCCCGGGACTAAACAGCGAAGGTGAGGTGGTGGATTTTGCCGCGTATGAAGCCTGGGAGCAGAGCCAGCATCAGACCCGCGATATGACCCGCAGGGAAGAGGTCAATATCAACCATGCGACAGACAAAACGCATGAGATGGATGACGGGAGGGAATACTGA
- a CDS encoding DUF1778 domain-containing protein, producing the protein MKSEAREAPINIRAKTSQRDLIDMAASLVSKSRTDFVLEAACREAQDILLDQRLFILDDQQYDAFLAELDAPITPDRQARINDLMGRKSPWE; encoded by the coding sequence ATGAAATCAGAAGCCAGAGAGGCCCCTATCAACATCCGGGCGAAAACATCCCAGCGTGACCTGATTGATATGGCGGCAAGCCTTGTATCAAAATCACGTACCGACTTCGTACTCGAAGCCGCCTGCCGTGAGGCTCAGGACATCCTGCTGGACCAGCGCCTGTTCATACTGGACGATCAACAATATGACGCGTTCCTGGCTGAACTTGATGCCCCCATAACCCCAGATCGGCAGGCCCGAATCAATGATTTGATGGGTCGCAAATCGCCATGGGAATGA
- a CDS encoding GNAT family N-acetyltransferase, with the protein MGMRAPEPLTPGHNIAEFCCSDPGLNEWLKKKALKNHSTGISRVYVICAENTNQVIGYYCLSSGSVQRNTAPGPYRRNAPDSLPVIVLGRLAVDLAYAGKGLGVALLKDAIYRTQNIAVQVGVRALIVHALNDEVKSFYTKFAFEPSSVNPLTLFFPVKL; encoded by the coding sequence ATGGGAATGAGAGCACCTGAACCTTTAACGCCCGGACACAACATTGCTGAATTTTGTTGTTCAGACCCGGGTCTTAATGAATGGCTGAAAAAGAAAGCATTAAAAAATCACAGCACCGGCATTTCCCGTGTCTATGTTATTTGTGCTGAAAATACGAATCAGGTGATCGGGTATTATTGTCTTTCTTCCGGCAGCGTTCAGAGAAATACCGCACCGGGCCCATACCGACGTAATGCCCCGGACTCACTTCCTGTTATTGTACTGGGCAGACTTGCTGTTGATCTGGCATATGCAGGAAAAGGGCTGGGTGTTGCATTACTCAAGGATGCGATATACCGGACACAAAACATCGCTGTTCAGGTCGGTGTAAGAGCGTTAATTGTCCATGCGCTGAATGATGAGGTGAAAAGCTTTTATACGAAATTTGCTTTTGAACCATCCTCAGTAAATCCATTAACGTTATTCTTTCCTGTTAAACTCTGA
- the traT gene encoding conjugal transfer complement resistance protein TraT yields the protein MKQNIKLMAMTAVLSSTLILSGCGAMSTAIKKRNLEVKTLMSETIWLEPSSQKTVFLQIKNTSDKDMSGLQAKVAKAVQEKGYTVTSSPENAHYWIQANVLKADKMDLRTAQGVLNQGYEGAIAGAALGAGITGYNSSSAGATLGVGLAVGLVGMAADAMVEDINYTMVTDIQISEKTNASVQTDNVAALNQGTSGYKVQTSTQNGNQHKYQTRIVSSANKVNLKFEEAKPVLEDQLAKSVTNIL from the coding sequence ATGAAACAAAACATTAAGTTGATGGCAATGACTGCCGTATTATCCTCCACCCTGATCTTGTCTGGTTGTGGAGCGATGAGCACAGCGATAAAGAAACGTAATCTCGAAGTGAAGACTCTGATGAGTGAAACAATCTGGCTTGAGCCTTCTTCACAGAAAACAGTGTTCCTGCAGATCAAGAATACCTCTGATAAAGACATGTCTGGCCTGCAAGCCAAAGTCGCTAAAGCTGTTCAGGAGAAAGGCTACACCGTCACCTCATCACCGGAAAACGCACATTACTGGATTCAGGCGAATGTCCTTAAAGCGGATAAAATGGACCTGCGTACCGCCCAGGGGGTCCTGAACCAGGGCTACGAAGGGGCGATAGCGGGTGCCGCATTAGGTGCGGGGATTACCGGTTATAACTCCAGTTCTGCCGGCGCAACATTAGGTGTTGGCCTGGCGGTTGGTCTGGTGGGAATGGCCGCTGACGCGATGGTGGAAGATATCAACTATACGATGGTGACGGATATTCAGATTTCTGAAAAAACAAACGCCAGTGTACAGACGGATAATGTCGCCGCCCTGAACCAGGGTACCTCCGGTTATAAGGTGCAGACCAGCACACAGAACGGTAATCAGCATAAATACCAGACCCGCATTGTGTCGTCTGCCAATAAGGTTAACCTGAAATTCGAAGAGGCAAAACCCGTCCTCGAAGATCAGCTGGCGAAATCGGTTACCAATATTCTGTAA